From one Trifolium pratense cultivar HEN17-A07 linkage group LG1, ARS_RC_1.1, whole genome shotgun sequence genomic stretch:
- the LOC123899914 gene encoding probable pectate lyase 18, translating into MLLPMSCILLLMCLLFTPQIKASSTKTFSNLTLPHQHPYPEAVVHEFQQKINVSLSRRELLGKNQGSCLTGNPVDDCWRCDTNWAQNRQKLAECGIGFGRAAMGGKNGQIYIVTDSSDKDPANPIPGTLRHAVIQDEPLWIIFSNDMTINLRHELIFNSFKTVDGRGANVQITGHGCITLQYISNIIIHNIHVHHCKPSGNTNIRASPTHVGFRGISDGDGISIFGSRNIWIDHCSLSYCTDGLIDAIMGSTAITISNNHFAHHDEVMLLGHNDKYSPDRGMQVTIAFNHFGEGLVQRMPRCRLGYIHVVNNDFTQWEMYAIGGSANPTINSQGNRYTAPSDPNAKEVTKRVETDDKEWSGWNWRTDGDIMVNGAFFVPSGVGMSAQYAEASSVQAKSVEQIDQLTMYSGVFGDPRDNGDIYPGFNGGGTTTGASSKGYNENGGSSSSDDGDFFGMIFKGSTSQAAPPQPYSSILFLSTFLSLLIIFILDITTNYDILLLLLL; encoded by the exons ATGCTTCTTCCTATGAGCTGCATTCTTCTTTTAATGTGTCTATTATTCACACCCCAAATCAAAGCTTCTTCTACTAAAACTTTCTCAAATCTTACCTTACCCCACCAACATCCTTACCCTGAAGCTGTTGTTCATGAATTTCAACA GAAAATCAATGTATCACTTTCCAGAAGAGAACTACTCGGAAAAAACCAAGGTTCTTGTTTAACAGGAAACCCAGTCGACGATTGTTGGAGATGCGACACAAACTGGGCACAAAACCGTCAAAAGCTAGCAGAATGTGGAATCGGATTCGGACGCGCTGCCATGGGAGGTAAAAACGGTCAGATCTACATCGTAACAGATTCTTCCGACAAAGACCCAGCAAATCCAATTCCAGGAACACTCCGTCACGCCGTAATTCAAGACGAACCACTCTGGATAATCTTCTCTAACGACATGACAATAAACCTCCGTCATGAATTaatcttcaactcattcaaaaCTGTCGACGGCCGCGGCGCAAATGTTCAAATCACCGGTCACGGTTGTATCACACTCCAATACATCTCAAACATTATCATCCACAACATTCACGTTCATCACTGTAAACCATCTGGTAACACTAACATACGCGCTAGTCCAACACATGTTGGATTCAGAGGAATATCAGACGGTGATGGAATATCAATATTCGGTTCTCGTAACATCTGGATCGATCATTGTTCTCTGTCTTATTGTACTGATGGTTTAATTGATGCGATAATGGGTTCAACTGCAATAACGATTTCTAATAATCATTTTGCACATCATGATGAAGTTATGTTATTAGGTCATAATGATAAGTATAGTCCTGATAGAGGAATGCAAGTTACGATTGCTTTTAATCATTTTGGGGAAGGACTTGTTCAAAGAATGCCTCGGTGTAGACTTGGTTATATTCATGTTGTCAATAATGATTTTACTCAATGGGAAATGTATGCTATCGGAGGTAGTGCTAATCCTACTATTAACAGTCAGGGTAACCGTTACACCGCTCCTTCCGATCCAAATGCTAAAGAG GTGACGAAGCGCGTGGAGACAGATGATAAAGAATGGAGTGGTTGGAATTGGAGGACGGATGGGGATATAATGGTAAATGGGGCGTTCTTTGTACCGTCGGGGGTGGGGATGAGTGCTCAGTATGCCGAGGCGTCTAGTGTGCAAGCGAAGTCCGTCGAGCAAATTGATCAGCTCACTATGTACTCCGGTGTATTCGGTGATCCCAG GGATAATGGAGATATATATCCCGGTTTCAACGGTGGTGGGACCACAACTGGAGCCTCTAGCAAGGGTTACAATGAAAATGGGGGGTCCAGTAGTAGTGACGATGGAGACTTCTTTGGGATGATATTCAAAGGTAGTACCAGCCAAGCAGCACCGCCACAACCCTACTcatcaattttatttctttcaacttttttgtctcttttaattatttttattttggacaTTACCACCAACTATgatattctattattattattattatga
- the LOC123899935 gene encoding serine/threonine protein phosphatase 2A 57 kDa regulatory subunit B' beta isoform-like, which translates to MFNKIIKRANKKSGKLILPEDPTNNAQQFYEVVVKHASRSSTFNSEPPNLPPIAPSPPHQTVIESLPPLKEVPVSERSSLFIRKIQLCCLICDFSDTLKFIVEKEIKRQTLYELVDIIQNSSFQFTDFQEDLIAMVSINIFRCLPPASHENSGSETVDLEEDDTYMDPSWSHLQLVYEILLRYIISPETDIKISKRYVDHVFVLKLLDLFDSEDQREREYLKTILHRIYGKFMVHRPFIRKAINNIFYRFIFETQRHNGICELLEIMASIINGFALPMKEEHKLFLIRALIPLHKPKCVSAYHQNLSYCVVQFVEKDGRLADPVIKGLLKYWPVTNCQKEVLFLGELEEVLESTQPPEFVRCMVSLFRQIGRCLNSPHFQVAERALYLWNNEHIISLVAQNRNVILPIVFDALENNMKSHWNRAVHGLTANVRKMFLEMDPELFEECQQKYLEKEARAAELEEKRELTWKQLEAVAAQAVVTDEMVLVN; encoded by the exons ATGTTCAACAAGATCATAAAACGCGCTAACAAGAAATCTGGAAAATTAATACTCCCTGAAGATCCAACAAACAATGCTCAACAATTCTACGAAGTAGTTGTTAAACACGCATCACGAAGTTCCACATTCAATTCTGAACCACCAAACCTACCTCCAATTGCTCCTTCACCACCGCATCAAACGGTAATCGAATCACTTCCTCCACTCAAAGAAGTTCCGGTTTCTGAACGTTCATCACTTTTCATCAGAAAAATTCAACTCTGTTGTTTAATCTGTGATTTCTCAGATACACTCAAGTTCATTGTTGAAAAAGAAATCAAACGTCAAACACTTTACGAACTAGTTGATATTATTCAAAATTCTTCGTTTCAATTTACCGATTTTCAAGAAGATTTGATCGCAATGGTTTCTATTAACATTTTCCGTTGTTTACCACCTGCATCACATGAAAACTCAGGTTCCGAAACCGTTGATCTGGAAGAAGATGATACGTATATGGATCCATCTTGGTCTCATTTACAGCTTGTATATGAAATTCTATTGAGGTACATTATTTCGCCGGAGACAGATATTAAAATCTCTAAGCGTTATGTAGACCATGTGTTTGTTTTAAAGCTTCTAGACTTGTTTGATTCGGAGGATCAACGCGAGCGTGAGTATTTGAAGACGATTCTTCATCGGATTTATGGGAAGTTTATGGTTCATAGACCTTTTATAAGAAAAGCTATTAACAATATATTCTATCGTTTTATATTTGAAACGCAGAGGCATAATGGTATTTGTGAATTGCTTGAGATTATGGCTAGTATTATAAATGGTTTTGCATTGCCTATGAAAGAGGAGCATAAACTTTTTTTGATTAGGGCTCTTATACCACTTCATAAACCTAAATGTGTTTCGGCGTATCATCAGAATTTGTCTTATTGTGTTGTTCAGTTTGTTGAGAAAGATGGAAGGTTAGCTGATCCTGTGATAAAGGGGTTGTTGAAGTATTGGCCTGTTACGAATTGTCAAAAGGAAGTTCTTTTTCTTGGTGAATTAGAAGAGGTTCTTGAGTCAACTCAACCTCCTGAGTTTGTAAGATGCATGGTTTCTCTTTTCAGACAGATTGGTCGGTGTCTTAACAGCCCTCACTTTCAG GTTGCTGAACGAGCACTCTATTTGTGGAACAATGAGCACATTATAAGCTTGGTCGCTCAAAATCGGAATGTTATATTGCCAATAGTCTTTGATGCTTTGGAAAATAACATGAAAAGTCATTGGAACCGAGCAGTCCATGGACTAACAGCCAATGTGAGGAAGATGTTTCTGGAGATGGATCCTGAACTGTTTGAAGAGTGTCAACAAAAGTACTTGGAGAAGGAAGCCAGGGCTGCAGAACTAGAAGAGAAGCGGGAGTTAACTTGGAAGCAATTGGAAGCAGTGGCTGCACAGGCTGTTGTGACGGATGAGATGGTTTTGGTTAACTGA